A stretch of DNA from Nitrospira sp. KM1:
CGTCATCGCATGTTGAGCGGCAATTTTGGCGGCCTGACCCGGGGGAAGTTTGCTGGCCGTGTCATTGCCGTCAGTTAACAAGATCAGCACTCGTTCCTTCGTCTTCGAATGTTCCGTCATCTTGATGGCGACTCCAATGGCGTCACCGATACTCGTCTGCGGCCCCGCCATCCCGATCTTGACCTCATCGAGCAACAGCCTCACCGTGGCATGATCCATCGTGAGGGGAGCTTGCGGGAAGGCCGCGGTGCCGAACACGATCAAGCCGATGCGATCACCCCTGCGACGGTCGATGAATTCGTCCACGACTCCTTTCACGGCGGTCAGTCGGTCGGCACGCCGGCCTTGAGAATCGACGAAGTCCCGCGTCTCCATCGATTGGGAAATGTCGATTGCCAATATCAGGTCGCGGGCCGATTCCACGCGTTCGATCGGCGGATCGACCCACTGCGGACTCGCTGCGGCGAGGACCACCAGCACCCAGGCAACCGGCGCACCGATCTTCTGTATCCAATTGGTCTTGAGGACGACGGCGCCGCGAGCAGGCGTCAGCCCTCCGGCTCGAGCCGCCTCTTCGAAGAATGGTATCCGGATGGCATGACTCACCTCCCGGTACGGAGGCAGAAGCCACCACATGAGCAGTGGAAAAGGAAGGACGGCGAAGACCCATGGATGATCAAACACGAACATCGTGTTGTTCGATCCATCGACGGATAAGCGTCAGGAGTGCACGGATCTCCGAATCGGGCACTGCCGCACGTTCGGCGGATCCCGCATACGCGAAGGTTGTAAGCCATTTTCCGGGACCAGTGGAGAACCCGCCCGGTGCATACGTCCGGTCAAGACATTCCAGCCACGCAGTCGCAGAGAGACCCGCCACCTTTTCGCGCGGCATCGCGGAAAGGGCTGTCCGCTTCACGAGCACGGGAATGGCGGCGAGCGCCTCCAGCCGCATGGCGGGGTCCGTCAGCTGCGATTCGATCTGATCGAGCCGAGACGCGGCAACCCTTCTGTACCGATTGGCTTTGTGACGGGTCCACACATGCCGCAGCACGTATCCGATCGCGGCAATCATCAACGCTCCGACGATCACCCAGCCGGCAGTCTGCGGGGTATAAGACACCGGCGGCGGAAGCGGGATCTCCTTCAACCCCTCGAAGGCATGACCGGCGTGATCCACTGATTGTCTTTCATCCGGCATATCGCATGCGTCGCCCCAACAAATGGCGGACCTGATCGACCACTTCTTCGGCCGTGGTGATGGGGAACAGCGGCACAGTGCTGCGCTGCAAGAGTTCGGTCACATCGCGCAAGCGGCCGGAAAAGAACGATGCGATCGGCGCCTGGACCGTTCGGTCTCCGAGATTCACTTCGACCTGCAAATTCCCTTCCGTCACCACCAGGCGACCGGATTGTGGCGCTGCCTGAACAAGCGGATCAAAGACCAGTCCCGCAATGACGTCGTTATGCGCGCGCAATTGACGAAGCAATTGCTGCGTCCGTTCGCCGGCTCCGGCAAAATCACTGACAATGCATACCAGATGATCGTGGTGTGCGATGCCGAGCGCTGTTTCAAGCGCACGATCGAGCTGCTCATAGTTTGCACGGACGGAACTGTCGGGTCGAAGCACCTGATTCATCGTCGCGATCGCCTGACAGAGGACCTGGACACGGCTCCGGCTCCGATGCGGGCGAATCGGTCGGATCTCGTTGTCGTTGAAGACGACTCCGCCGACACGGTCCCCGGCTTTCAACACCATCCAAGCTCCGAGAGCCCCCAGTTCCGCCGCCGTGACAGACTTGAGCGATCGCCGCGACCCAAAAAACATCGGCATCCGCTGATCGACGACGAACAACGCCGGCCGATCTCGCTCCTCGGTATAGGTCCGGACCTGCGGCTTGCCCAACCGCAGAGTGATTTTCCAATCAATGGTCCGGATGTCGTCGCCCGGCAGATAGTTCCGGATCTCCTCGAAATTGAGGCCGCGTCCCCGCATCCGCGACGCATGCCGTCCCGCGAGAACACTTCTGCTTTTCCGGCGAGGCAGCAATGTCAGACCGGTGGCCTTGAATTCCAAGGCCATCAGGTCGGCCGGGGACACATAGACACCACGATGTTGCATCTTCCCTTACGCCGGAACCGCCACAGCTTCGACTAACTTCTCGACGACCTGATCAGGGCCAACGTGATCGGCATTCGCATCGTAGGACAATATCAAACGATGCCGCAGCACCGAGCGCACCATGGCCCGGACATCATCGGGCGTGACATGATCACGGCCCTCGAGCCAGGCATTCGTGCGCGCCGCCCGATCGAGATTAATTCCACCGCGCGGGCTCGATCCGACTTGCAGCCATTTCCCAAGTTGCTCGCCGTATTTGTCCGGATGACGAGTCGCGTTCACCAGGTCAATGATGTATCGCGCAATGGCATCGGACACGTGGATCCCGTTGATTTCGCGACGCGCGGCAAAGATCGTCTCCGCAGCAATTTTCCCGTCGTCAGGTTGCGGGCTCTGCGTAGCGGGTTGGCTGCCGGAACCGGCAGCCGCATCTTCACTCCGTACCAGCGCCAATACCCCGCGCTCGCTGTCGGGATCAGGGTAATCGATGAGCACCTTCATCATGAATCGATCGAGCTGTGCTTCGGGCAACGGGTATGTGCCCTCTTGTTCGATCGGGTTCTGCGTCGCGAGCACCATGAATAGCTCGGGCATCCTGTGTGTCGTGCCGGCTACGGTGATTTGCCGCTCTTCCATGGCTTCGAGCAATGCCGCCTGGACCTTGGCGGGTGCCCGGTTGATTTCGTCGGCAAGAATAATATTGCCGAAAATCGGGCCCTGTTGGAATCTGAACAGGTTCTTCCCCCCGTCTTGATGCAGCACCTCCGTGCCGGTGATGTCGGAAGGCAGAAGATCCGGCGTGAACTGGATTCGGCTCATCGTCACATCAAGGTTTTTTGCCAGGCTCTTGACGGCCCGTGTCTTGGCAAGACCAGGCAGACTTTCGAGCAGGAGATGACCGTTGGACAGCAACGCCACCAGAATCTGACGGATCACATCCCGCTGGCCGATGATTGACACGTCCATTCTCCGCTGAAGATCGGCAATTGCCTCCCGAGGCGTCATAATCTCCTTGTAAGGCTCGTGCCCAAAGTTGGAACAGGCTCAACCTAGATCAATATCGCATCTCGCAAACATGAAATGAGGCGCCACGAAATCCCCGGCAGGTTGCCTCCAGGGATTCATGGCAGCGGTGAATTATTCCAACCCTCGTTTTCTAAAACTCTCATCGATCTTCTTGTCCACACGCTTGCGAATCTGGTCGATGCTGAAGCTCGCAGGGCGCTGGCTCGGCGGATATTCAACGAAGGTTTCGAGGAACCCAGCAGCCTTGATTTGTGCCTGTGCAACCATATACCCGTTCTTCGTCATCCAATCGTAGTACTGATCGGATACGATGTCCGCACGCTCATAAGGATCCATTCTGAGATTAAAGATTTTCGAGACGCGCAGGGGAACGAACGGGTTGGACCAGACCTCGAAGCCGCCCGGCTTCCGCTGCTCTTCAAAGACAAACTTCCAATCTTTATACCGAAAGGCCACGAGGTCGCCATCATCGTTAAAGTACACGAACTCATTGCGCGCGCTCTTTTTCGATTTGCCTGTTAGAAACTCCAACTGGTCGTAACCATCGAG
This window harbors:
- a CDS encoding MoxR family ATPase, giving the protein MTPREAIADLQRRMDVSIIGQRDVIRQILVALLSNGHLLLESLPGLAKTRAVKSLAKNLDVTMSRIQFTPDLLPSDITGTEVLHQDGGKNLFRFQQGPIFGNIILADEINRAPAKVQAALLEAMEERQITVAGTTHRMPELFMVLATQNPIEQEGTYPLPEAQLDRFMMKVLIDYPDPDSERGVLALVRSEDAAAGSGSQPATQSPQPDDGKIAAETIFAARREINGIHVSDAIARYIIDLVNATRHPDKYGEQLGKWLQVGSSPRGGINLDRAARTNAWLEGRDHVTPDDVRAMVRSVLRHRLILSYDANADHVGPDQVVEKLVEAVAVPA
- a CDS encoding VWA domain-containing protein, coding for MFVFDHPWVFAVLPFPLLMWWLLPPYREVSHAIRIPFFEEAARAGGLTPARGAVVLKTNWIQKIGAPVAWVLVVLAAASPQWVDPPIERVESARDLILAIDISQSMETRDFVDSQGRRADRLTAVKGVVDEFIDRRRGDRIGLIVFGTAAFPQAPLTMDHATVRLLLDEVKIGMAGPQTSIGDAIGVAIKMTEHSKTKERVLILLTDGNDTASKLPPGQAAKIAAQHAMTIHTIGIGNPQANGEQRVDLKALEQIARVAGGRSFRGENRQELEGIYKTIDEMTPELVKRALYRPKRALYMYPLGAATLLLLGYHVLMLVWTSLARHREAVQPTPTMAARTSL
- a CDS encoding DUF4381 domain-containing protein; amino-acid sequence: MPDERQSVDHAGHAFEGLKEIPLPPPVSYTPQTAGWVIVGALMIAAIGYVLRHVWTRHKANRYRRVAASRLDQIESQLTDPAMRLEALAAIPVLVKRTALSAMPREKVAGLSATAWLECLDRTYAPGGFSTGPGKWLTTFAYAGSAERAAVPDSEIRALLTLIRRWIEQHDVRV
- a CDS encoding DUF58 domain-containing protein; this encodes MQHRGVYVSPADLMALEFKATGLTLLPRRKSRSVLAGRHASRMRGRGLNFEEIRNYLPGDDIRTIDWKITLRLGKPQVRTYTEERDRPALFVVDQRMPMFFGSRRSLKSVTAAELGALGAWMVLKAGDRVGGVVFNDNEIRPIRPHRSRSRVQVLCQAIATMNQVLRPDSSVRANYEQLDRALETALGIAHHDHLVCIVSDFAGAGERTQQLLRQLRAHNDVIAGLVFDPLVQAAPQSGRLVVTEGNLQVEVNLGDRTVQAPIASFFSGRLRDVTELLQRSTVPLFPITTAEEVVDQVRHLLGRRMRYAG